The segment GCAAATGTGACCAGTTAAAGTTATTATTTTAAGCCATTAGAAAAGAATGTGTTGATCAAGCCATTAAAACAGTGTTAATCTAATTCCACAGGTGAATAGGCAGAAAAGGAGCAGTGTTATGATTTCTTCATCTCAAAAACAAGGTTTGGTAATGATCGCAGTTATCGTTGGCTTGATGACACTGCCAATGATGTACTAACCCAATGTTATACAAATAAAAAAGGACGCAATTGCGTCCTTTTTTATTTTCAAATTGTTAAACGTTTCGCAGCTACTGAATGTGTTTACTTAGCTCTTCCCAATGTATGTAGTAGAAAACGAGAGCCATCATGGTCATGAACATGACTAATGAAATTACAATTCCCCATACAAAACGACTACTGCGAGGTGTGAGCTCTTTTTCACACTCATTACACACAGCTAGAAATGCTCTGCGGTCTTCAAGCTTATAGCGGTCTTCATGCACGACTTTGTTGCGAATTGTCGCGACAAAACGCAGTTTCGCGATAACATCATGGGGTAAACGCTCTTCACAACTGCTGATCAGTTGATGCAGTCCTTTGCCTCGCGCGTGATACTGTTCGCGCAGCAATCTTTCTAACTTTCGAGTACGAAGAACAACTTGTTCTATGTCCGACATCGAAGTTCTCCTTTTAAAATCGCCATCAATGTACTGATTCTTCGACTTTCACTTATGGGCTTTTCTATTTATACGTATCTCACTTTAAGTATTGGCAAAGCCAAGCAACAAAGTGTGAAGTGCGCCGAAAAAATAAGACCAATCAACGCGCTATATCCCTTTTATAACGTTACGTAACACGAAAAATCAAACTAATACGTAAAATGAAACCATCATTTTGCTTTAGGAGTCACTATGCAGATTACTTTACTTGCAACACTCATCATGCTGCTTGTAGTGGCGCTCTTACTTTTTTCTCGCTTCTACCGACACCATATGCAAGGTGAAAACGCTCCAGAGAAACAAGCACAAGTCACCATTCTAGATAAGCAGTCCATCGCGGTAGACAATCCTTTCATCGGAGAAGATGATCAAGAATTTTGGATCTACGTGCAAAAAGGCCGCTTGGGTCCAAAGAGAGAGTTCCAAGTAGGAGCGCACTACTTTCACTCTATTAATTCTGGTGACAAAGGCATACTCACCTATCGAGGAACTCAGTTCATCCACTTTTCTTTACAACGTTAACGAGTCATCAGTGTTATTAAATAAGCCAAGTGGTCTGCACTAAGGCAGCAACCAGCGAGTCTTTGACGACTGTGACAATAACCAACTCAC is part of the Vibrio diazotrophicus genome and harbors:
- a CDS encoding DUF2500 domain-containing protein produces the protein MQITLLATLIMLLVVALLLFSRFYRHHMQGENAPEKQAQVTILDKQSIAVDNPFIGEDDQEFWIYVQKGRLGPKREFQVGAHYFHSINSGDKGILTYRGTQFIHFSLQR